Genomic window (Candidatus Krumholzibacteriota bacterium):
TTATCTTCAACGATCTCGACGGCAGATTCGACACTGGAGTCGGGATCGACGATCGTGGCGGCGTCGAAGTGCTCATGTTCTTCCCCTTCGACAAGGAGCATTTTTTCGTCACGATCAAGACTTACGCCGAGAAGCCGCATCCGGAACTCGATTCGATATCGAATGTCATTCCCGGCGCGAAGTGGATCGAAAGAGAGATCTTCGAGATGTTCGAAGTGAATTTCAAGGGGCATCCCGATCTCA
Coding sequences:
- a CDS encoding NADH-quinone oxidoreductase subunit C, which produces MEREEVKKKIAERFGDKVRIDQPSANRIYVYSEKDSWLELATFIFNDLDGRFDTGVGIDDRGGVEVLMFFPFDKEHFFVTIKTYAEKPHPELDSISNVIPGAKWIEREIFEMFEVNFKGHPDL